A single genomic interval of Drosophila virilis strain 15010-1051.87 chromosome 2, Dvir_AGI_RSII-ME, whole genome shotgun sequence harbors:
- the SKIP gene encoding sterile alpha motif domain-containing protein 5 isoform X9, with protein sequence MAVSNIVCEWLRALGLAQYAESFLDNGYDDLEICKQVGDPDLDAIGVDNPAHRHKLLKSIRSLREKGAASVYFMLNDPNSLSGSMEILCETPPSNELEMVLAEQLETDGVRLTAHPYSTPVCQQ encoded by the coding sequence ATGGCCGTTAGCAACATTGTTTGCGAATGGCTGCGCGCCCTTGGGCTGGCGCAGTACGCTGAAAGTTTTCTGGACAATGGCTACGATGACTTGGAGATATGCAAACAGGTCGGTGATCCGGATCTGGATGCCATTGGCGTTGATAATCCTGCACATCGACACAAGCTGCTAAAGAGCATACGTTCGCTGCGCGAAAAGGGCGCTGCCTCAGTCTATTTCATGCTCAACGATCCCAATTCGCTATCTGGCAGCATGGAGATCCTCTGCGAGACACCGCCCAGCAATGAACTGGAAATGGTGCTGGCCGAACAGCTGGAGACGGACGGAGTGCGTCTGACAGCGCATCCATATTCAACACCG
- the SKIP gene encoding sterile alpha motif domain-containing protein 5 isoform X10: MAVSNIVCEWLRALGLAQYAESFLDNGYDDLEICKQVGDPDLDAIGVDNPAHRHKLLKSIRSLREKGAASVYFMLNDPNSLSGSMEILCETPPSNELEMVLAEQLETDGVRLTAHPYSTPSK; this comes from the coding sequence ATGGCCGTTAGCAACATTGTTTGCGAATGGCTGCGCGCCCTTGGGCTGGCGCAGTACGCTGAAAGTTTTCTGGACAATGGCTACGATGACTTGGAGATATGCAAACAGGTCGGTGATCCGGATCTGGATGCCATTGGCGTTGATAATCCTGCACATCGACACAAGCTGCTAAAGAGCATACGTTCGCTGCGCGAAAAGGGCGCTGCCTCAGTCTATTTCATGCTCAACGATCCCAATTCGCTATCTGGCAGCATGGAGATCCTCTGCGAGACACCGCCCAGCAATGAACTGGAAATGGTGCTGGCCGAACAGCTGGAGACGGACGGAGTGCGTCTGACAGCGCATCCATATTCAACACCG